The proteins below are encoded in one region of Streptomyces sp. NBC_00490:
- a CDS encoding ketol-acid reductoisomerase: MTSTTYSSRVFSLETMDVPGGTETILRGGRHLFPLLPRAFAGIRRIGVIGWGPQGRAQALNLRDSLTGTDVRVAVGLRPGSRSAADARAHGFTEEDGTLGDWLAVTADSDLVILLIADAALAAHHQEIFAALKPGAAIGLSHGFLLGHLRESGGGFPPGHPVIAVCPKGMGDSVRRLYQQGAEINGAGINSSHAVHADPDGRAVDLALGWSVALGSPYTFRTTLAGEYLSDIVGERAILLGAVHGIVESLFTRYRLAGDDEVTAYERSCENVTGPIARTISRAGLRAVRENLDADARDVFDRAYTATYGPAREIVAEIYDEVADGTELRSVILAERRLGAREMSRIGGSPMWSVSDRAHTRRAERELPVDPFTAGVFVATMTAQIDEFADRGHPWSEIVNESVIEAVDSLLPYMHARDVGHMVDNCSRTARLGARRWGPRFQSAYEQIAFPAAERPADTALLTAFDTHPVHEALAAAAEVRPSVDISVA; the protein is encoded by the coding sequence ATGACCTCGACCACGTACAGCTCCCGTGTCTTCTCCCTGGAGACGATGGACGTGCCCGGCGGCACCGAGACCATCCTGCGCGGCGGCCGGCACCTCTTCCCGCTGCTCCCGCGGGCCTTCGCCGGGATCCGCCGCATCGGTGTCATCGGATGGGGCCCCCAAGGCCGCGCCCAGGCCCTGAACCTGCGCGACTCGCTCACCGGCACGGACGTCCGGGTGGCCGTCGGACTGCGCCCCGGTTCGCGCTCGGCCGCCGACGCCCGCGCCCACGGCTTCACCGAGGAGGACGGCACCCTCGGCGACTGGCTCGCCGTCACCGCCGACAGCGACCTCGTGATCCTGCTGATCGCGGACGCCGCACTCGCCGCCCATCACCAGGAGATCTTCGCGGCCCTGAAGCCGGGCGCCGCCATCGGCCTGTCCCACGGCTTCCTGCTCGGCCACCTCCGCGAGTCCGGCGGCGGCTTCCCGCCGGGACATCCGGTGATCGCGGTGTGCCCCAAGGGCATGGGTGACTCGGTGCGACGGCTCTACCAGCAGGGCGCCGAGATCAACGGCGCCGGGATCAACAGCAGTCACGCGGTCCACGCCGACCCCGACGGCCGGGCCGTCGACCTCGCGCTGGGCTGGTCGGTGGCGCTCGGCTCGCCGTACACCTTCCGCACCACACTCGCCGGTGAGTACCTCTCCGACATCGTCGGCGAACGCGCCATCCTGCTGGGCGCCGTCCACGGCATCGTCGAGAGCCTCTTCACGCGTTACCGCCTCGCCGGGGACGACGAGGTGACGGCGTACGAACGCTCCTGCGAGAACGTGACCGGCCCGATCGCCCGCACCATCTCCCGGGCCGGCCTGCGGGCGGTCCGCGAGAACCTCGACGCCGACGCCCGTGACGTGTTCGACCGTGCGTACACGGCGACGTACGGCCCGGCCCGCGAGATCGTCGCGGAGATCTACGACGAGGTCGCCGACGGCACGGAGCTGCGCAGTGTGATCCTGGCCGAACGGCGGCTCGGCGCCCGTGAGATGAGCCGGATCGGCGGTTCACCGATGTGGTCGGTGAGCGACCGGGCGCACACCCGCAGGGCCGAACGGGAGCTGCCCGTGGACCCGTTCACCGCCGGGGTCTTCGTCGCCACCATGACGGCCCAGATCGACGAGTTCGCCGACCGCGGCCACCCCTGGTCCGAGATCGTCAACGAGTCCGTCATCGAGGCCGTGGACTCGCTCCTGCCCTACATGCACGCCCGCGACGTCGGCCACATGGTCGACAACTGCTCCCGCACGGCCCGCCTCGGCGCCCGCCGCTGGGGCCCGCGCTTCCAGAGCGCCTACGAGCAGATCGCCTTCCCGGCCGCCGAACGTCCGGCGGACACCGCCCTGTTGACCGCCTTCGACACCCACCCGGTGCACGAGGCCCTGGCCGCGGCGGCCGAGGTGAGGCCGTCGGTGGACATCTCGGTGGCGTAG
- a CDS encoding alpha-ketoglutarate-dependent dioxygenase AlkB family protein: protein MDGELFPRPRTEVAPGAVHLPDWLDTSRQHELLEACREWARPPAGLRSVRTPGGGTMTARQVCLGWHWYPYAYARTVVDGDGAPVKPFPEWLGELGRSAVRDAFGAPSPTAGSAPGATSPPYDIALINFYDGDARMGMHRDSDEMADDPVVSLSLGDTCVFRFGNTQTRTKPYTDVELRSGDLFVFGGPSRLAYHGVPKVYPGTAPPELGLAGRLNITLRVSGR, encoded by the coding sequence ATGGATGGCGAGCTGTTCCCCAGGCCCCGCACGGAGGTCGCGCCGGGCGCGGTGCACCTGCCGGACTGGCTCGACACGAGCCGCCAGCACGAGCTGCTGGAGGCCTGCCGGGAGTGGGCCCGCCCCCCGGCCGGGCTGCGCTCGGTCCGTACCCCCGGCGGCGGCACGATGACCGCCCGGCAGGTCTGCCTGGGCTGGCACTGGTACCCGTACGCCTACGCCCGCACCGTCGTCGACGGCGACGGAGCCCCGGTCAAGCCGTTCCCCGAGTGGCTGGGGGAGCTGGGCCGCAGCGCGGTCCGGGACGCCTTCGGGGCACCCTCTCCCACGGCGGGGAGCGCACCCGGGGCGACCTCACCGCCGTACGACATCGCACTGATCAACTTCTACGACGGCGACGCCCGCATGGGCATGCATCGCGACAGCGACGAGATGGCGGACGACCCGGTGGTGTCCCTGAGCCTCGGCGACACCTGTGTCTTCCGGTTCGGCAACACCCAGACGCGGACGAAGCCGTACACGGACGTCGAACTGCGCAGCGGCGACCTGTTCGTGTTCGGCGGGCCCTCACGGCTCGCGTACCACGGCGTACCGAAGGTGTACCCGGGTACCGCGCCCCCGGAGTTGGGGCTGGCCGGACGGCTGAACATCACGCTCAGAGTCAGTGGCCGGTAG
- a CDS encoding SDR family oxidoreductase, producing the protein MTTTLITGANKGLGLETARHLVAAGHAVYIGARNAERGRRAAERLGARFVQLDVTDDASVQAAAKTIEAEGGLDVLVNNAGIEVRGENNAIPAAADTTADEMRTVFETNVFGVVRVTHAFLPLLRRSAAPVVVNVSSGLASLSRLSDPDSPAHFYQALAYPSSKTALNMITVQYAKAFPEMRVNAVEPGFTATDLNGRTGTQTVEQGAEIIVRMARLGPDGPTGRYVDVDGSLPW; encoded by the coding sequence ATGACTACGACACTCATCACCGGAGCCAACAAGGGCCTGGGCCTCGAGACCGCCCGTCACCTCGTCGCCGCGGGTCACGCCGTCTACATCGGCGCCCGGAACGCCGAACGCGGCCGCCGTGCCGCCGAACGGCTCGGCGCCCGCTTCGTCCAGCTCGACGTCACCGACGACGCCTCCGTCCAGGCCGCCGCGAAGACCATCGAGGCCGAGGGCGGGCTCGATGTCCTGGTCAACAACGCCGGCATCGAGGTCCGGGGCGAGAACAACGCCATCCCGGCCGCCGCCGACACCACCGCCGACGAGATGCGCACGGTGTTCGAGACCAACGTCTTCGGCGTCGTCCGGGTGACCCACGCCTTCCTGCCGCTGCTCCGGCGGTCCGCGGCCCCCGTCGTCGTGAACGTGAGCAGCGGCCTGGCCTCGCTGTCCCGGCTGTCCGACCCGGACTCACCGGCGCACTTCTACCAGGCCCTGGCGTACCCGTCCTCCAAGACCGCCCTCAACATGATCACCGTGCAGTACGCGAAGGCGTTCCCCGAGATGCGCGTCAACGCCGTCGAGCCGGGGTTCACCGCGACCGACCTCAACGGCCGCACGGGCACCCAGACCGTCGAACAGGGCGCCGAGATCATCGTCCGCATGGCCCGGCTGGGCCCCGACGGGCCGACCGGCCGCTACGTCGACGTCGACGGCTCGCTGCCCTGGTGA
- a CDS encoding RpiB/LacA/LacB family sugar-phosphate isomerase, whose amino-acid sequence MRISVSSDMDEPVARGLVAELRARGHDVTAHGALHPGSDPQWAACSEAAARDVATGAADQAVVCCWTGTGASIAANKVPGVRAALCTDAYTADGARRWNDANVLALSLRLTSEPLLKEILDAWFTAEASEDVEDRENVARIGRLDRREP is encoded by the coding sequence ATGCGGATCTCCGTCTCCTCGGACATGGACGAACCCGTGGCCCGCGGCCTCGTCGCCGAGCTGCGCGCACGCGGCCACGACGTCACCGCCCACGGGGCGTTGCACCCCGGCTCCGACCCTCAGTGGGCGGCGTGCTCGGAGGCGGCGGCCCGGGACGTGGCCACCGGTGCGGCGGACCAGGCGGTCGTGTGCTGCTGGACCGGCACGGGCGCGTCGATCGCCGCGAACAAGGTCCCGGGCGTACGGGCCGCCCTGTGCACCGACGCCTACACCGCGGACGGCGCCCGCCGCTGGAACGACGCCAACGTCCTCGCCCTCAGCCTGCGCCTGACCTCCGAGCCGCTGCTCAAGGAGATCCTCGACGCCTGGTTCACCGCCGAGGCCAGCGAGGACGTGGAGGACCGGGAGAACGTGGCCCGGATCGGACGCCTGGACCGCAGGGAGCCCTGA
- a CDS encoding helix-turn-helix transcriptional regulator gives MSGRDRIVRLCEAGGDARELRLRLLDELRATIGFDAYAFLLTDPETSVGCAPIADVPVLRELPRAIRLKYLTRANRWTQLRDAALLSDLPDRSASPLWNELLRHHGIRDVASAVFRDRHGTWGFLDLWRRDRDFTPAEAALLADLTAPITTALRRSQAATFVVRPSHEPRSEPLVLVLSPDMGVVGQTPGTHAYLRVLVPPENGRPTVPAGAYNVAAQLLAAEAGVDDHPPRARVHLTDGLWLTLRAARMAGAVAVTIEESSPAERLSVFCRAHALSARETELVGLLAKGADSRTVAATMYVSEHTVQDHLKSVFAKTGTHNRRDLLARALGA, from the coding sequence ATGTCCGGACGGGACCGCATCGTGCGGCTGTGCGAGGCGGGCGGCGACGCCCGGGAACTGCGCCTGCGGCTCCTCGACGAGCTCCGCGCCACCATCGGGTTCGACGCGTACGCCTTCCTCCTCACCGACCCGGAGACCTCGGTCGGCTGTGCCCCGATCGCCGATGTCCCCGTCCTGCGGGAGCTGCCCCGCGCGATCCGCCTCAAGTACCTGACACGGGCGAACCGTTGGACTCAGCTGCGGGACGCCGCCCTGCTCAGCGACCTGCCCGACCGCTCGGCGAGCCCGCTCTGGAACGAGCTCCTGCGCCACCACGGCATCCGCGACGTCGCCTCGGCGGTCTTCCGGGACCGCCACGGCACCTGGGGCTTCCTCGACCTGTGGCGCCGCGACCGCGACTTCACCCCGGCGGAGGCCGCCCTCCTCGCCGACCTCACGGCGCCGATCACGACGGCGCTGCGCCGCAGCCAGGCCGCCACCTTCGTCGTACGACCGTCCCACGAGCCCCGCTCCGAACCCCTGGTGCTGGTGCTGTCGCCCGACATGGGAGTCGTCGGCCAGACCCCGGGCACCCACGCCTACCTGCGTGTCCTGGTCCCCCCGGAGAACGGCCGCCCGACCGTGCCGGCCGGCGCCTACAACGTCGCCGCCCAGCTCCTGGCCGCGGAGGCCGGGGTCGACGACCATCCGCCGCGGGCCCGCGTCCACCTCACCGACGGCCTCTGGCTGACCCTGCGCGCCGCACGGATGGCAGGCGCCGTCGCCGTCACCATCGAGGAGTCCTCACCCGCCGAGCGGCTGTCCGTCTTCTGCCGGGCCCACGCCCTCAGCGCCCGGGAGACCGAACTCGTCGGCCTGCTCGCCAAAGGCGCCGACAGCCGTACGGTCGCCGCCACCATGTACGTCTCCGAACACACCGTGCAGGACCACCTGAAGTCGGTGTTCGCGAAGACGGGCACCCACAACCGCCGCGACCTGCTCGCCCGCGCGCTCGGCGCGTAG
- the ilvY gene encoding HTH-type transcriptional activator IlvY, with protein MREDHRDLRLFLHLAQTLNFGRTSLDCHVSAATLTRTVQRLEAGLGHRLLDRGPRGVSLTAEGHRFRAYAVEALELWRSYREEHPDPAELTGRLAVFATVTACQALLPDLLAPFRAAHPQVRLDLRTGDAAAALARLDEGEVDVAVAGIPARLPEPLVGRTVAVTELVLVTARDRPDPDLDGPFVLPHRGLVRDAADRWFRARGAAPEVVCEPDGHEGLLTLVALGCGTGVVPRLVLEHSAVRDRLSVVAADPAPEPFPIGLCVRRADLRRPLVAALWSLTAP; from the coding sequence ATGCGGGAAGACCATCGGGACCTGCGTCTTTTCCTGCATCTGGCGCAGACGCTGAACTTCGGGCGGACCAGTCTCGACTGTCACGTCAGCGCGGCGACGCTGACGCGGACCGTGCAGCGGCTGGAGGCCGGGCTCGGGCACCGGCTCCTCGACCGGGGCCCGCGCGGGGTGTCGCTGACGGCGGAGGGGCACCGGTTCCGCGCCTACGCCGTCGAGGCACTGGAGTTGTGGCGCTCCTATCGTGAGGAGCACCCCGATCCGGCCGAACTCACCGGCCGGCTGGCCGTGTTCGCCACGGTGACCGCCTGTCAGGCGCTGCTGCCGGACCTGTTGGCCCCGTTCCGCGCCGCGCACCCCCAGGTACGGCTGGACCTGCGTACCGGTGACGCGGCGGCGGCGCTGGCCCGGCTGGACGAGGGCGAGGTGGACGTGGCCGTGGCGGGGATCCCGGCGCGGCTGCCGGAGCCGTTGGTGGGCCGGACGGTCGCGGTCACCGAGCTGGTCCTGGTCACGGCCCGGGACCGGCCCGACCCGGACCTTGATGGACCCTTCGTCCTGCCCCACCGCGGCCTGGTCCGCGATGCCGCCGACCGCTGGTTCCGCGCCCGCGGCGCCGCGCCCGAGGTGGTCTGCGAACCGGACGGCCACGAAGGGCTGTTGACGCTCGTCGCCCTCGGCTGCGGCACGGGGGTGGTCCCCCGTCTCGTACTGGAGCACAGTGCGGTGCGCGACCGGCTGTCGGTGGTCGCGGCGGATCCGGCACCGGAGCCGTTTCCCATCGGGTTGTGCGTACGGCGGGCCGATCTGCGCCGCCCGCTGGTGGCGGCGCTGTGGAGCCTCACGGCACCCTGA
- a CDS encoding methyltransferase, protein MVTPWGQLTLARFPEDPRDRLRAWDASDEYLLTHLAEQAVPLSGTVVVLGDRWGALSTALAAHRPVQITDSYLSQEATRANLARGGVETGAVRLLTTQDPPPGRIDVLLVRVPKSLALLEDQLLRLAPAVHEGTVVVGTGMVKEIHTSTLKLFERILGPTRTSLAEKKARLIFCTPGTAPRTTTSPWPYRYELPDGIGAVSGRTVVNHAGVFCADRLDVGTRFFLQHLPDSKGAQRVVDLGCGNGVVGTAVALANPEAEVLFVDESFQAVASAEATYKANGVPGHAEFRVGDGLAGVADGSVDLVLNNPPFHSHQTTTDATAWRMFTGAHGALRPGGELWVIGNRHLGYHAKLRRLFGNSELMASDPKFVVLRAVRK, encoded by the coding sequence ATGGTGACGCCCTGGGGCCAGCTCACGCTGGCCCGTTTCCCCGAGGACCCGCGTGACAGGCTTCGTGCCTGGGACGCCTCGGACGAGTACCTGCTGACGCACCTGGCCGAACAGGCGGTCCCGCTGTCCGGCACGGTCGTTGTCCTGGGTGATCGCTGGGGCGCGCTGTCCACGGCGCTCGCCGCGCACCGGCCGGTGCAGATCACCGACTCCTACCTCTCCCAGGAGGCGACCCGGGCGAACCTGGCCCGGGGCGGTGTCGAGACCGGGGCGGTGCGGCTCCTCACCACCCAGGACCCGCCGCCCGGCCGGATCGACGTCCTGCTGGTGCGGGTGCCGAAGAGCCTGGCCCTGCTGGAGGACCAGCTGCTGCGGCTGGCGCCCGCGGTGCACGAGGGCACCGTCGTCGTCGGGACCGGGATGGTGAAGGAGATCCACACCTCGACGCTGAAGCTGTTCGAGCGGATCCTCGGACCGACCCGCACCTCGCTCGCCGAGAAGAAGGCGCGGCTCATCTTCTGCACGCCCGGGACGGCACCGCGTACGACCACCAGTCCGTGGCCGTACCGCTACGAGCTGCCCGACGGCATCGGCGCGGTCTCGGGGCGCACGGTGGTCAATCACGCGGGTGTCTTCTGTGCCGACCGCCTGGACGTCGGCACCCGGTTCTTCCTCCAGCACCTGCCGGACAGCAAGGGCGCGCAGCGGGTCGTGGACCTGGGCTGCGGCAACGGGGTCGTCGGTACGGCGGTGGCGCTGGCGAACCCCGAGGCCGAGGTGCTGTTCGTGGACGAGTCGTTCCAGGCCGTGGCCTCGGCGGAGGCGACGTACAAGGCGAACGGCGTTCCGGGGCACGCCGAGTTCCGGGTCGGGGACGGGCTCGCCGGAGTGGCGGACGGGAGTGTCGACCTCGTGCTCAACAATCCGCCGTTCCACTCCCATCAGACCACCACCGACGCCACTGCCTGGCGGATGTTCACGGGCGCGCACGGTGCGCTGCGGCCGGGCGGCGAGCTGTGGGTGATCGGCAACCGTCATCTGGGCTACCACGCCAAGCTGCGCCGGCTGTTCGGGAACAGTGAACTGATGGCCAGTGACCCGAAGTTCGTGGTGCTGAGGGCT
- a CDS encoding helix-turn-helix transcriptional regulator translates to MTTTELGRALRRWRDRVAPGTAGLPTGGQRRAAGLRREELALLAGISVDYVTRLEQGRAASPSGQVVEALARALRLSGDERGYLFRLAGLVPPGPETVPGYITPSVQRLLDRLVDTPVGVSDAAMTLLMANPMYAALMGDPSGLRGFERNGVWRNFLGAPGRVRHTPEERRAFEVGMVGELRSTASRYPADPQLRRLIAELRAGSERFAELWDEGTVGRLEASRKTIEHPQVGPVTLDCDLLRVEGSDLHILVYSAEPGTEAAEKLELVSVLGIQSLVG, encoded by the coding sequence ATGACGACGACGGAACTGGGGCGGGCGCTGCGGCGCTGGCGCGACCGGGTCGCCCCCGGGACCGCGGGGCTGCCCACAGGGGGTCAGCGGCGGGCAGCCGGGCTGCGGCGCGAGGAGCTGGCGCTGCTGGCGGGGATCTCGGTCGACTACGTCACCCGCCTCGAACAGGGCCGGGCGGCCAGTCCGTCGGGGCAGGTCGTGGAGGCGCTGGCGCGGGCGCTGCGGCTGTCGGGGGACGAGCGGGGGTATCTGTTCCGGCTGGCCGGACTGGTGCCGCCGGGTCCCGAGACGGTGCCCGGGTACATCACGCCGAGCGTGCAGCGGCTGCTGGACCGGCTGGTGGACACCCCCGTCGGCGTTTCCGACGCGGCGATGACACTGCTCATGGCCAATCCGATGTACGCGGCGCTGATGGGCGACCCCTCCGGTCTGCGCGGCTTCGAACGCAACGGGGTGTGGCGCAACTTCCTCGGCGCGCCCGGCCGGGTCCGGCACACTCCCGAGGAGCGGCGCGCTTTCGAGGTGGGCATGGTCGGCGAACTGCGGTCGACCGCCTCTCGGTATCCCGCCGACCCGCAACTGCGGCGCCTGATCGCGGAGTTGCGGGCGGGCAGCGAGCGGTTCGCCGAGCTGTGGGACGAGGGTACGGTCGGCCGGCTGGAGGCTTCACGCAAGACGATCGAGCATCCGCAGGTGGGCCCGGTGACGTTGGACTGCGATCTGCTCCGGGTGGAGGGCAGCGATCTGCACATCCTCGTCTACTCGGCCGAACCGGGGACCGAGGCCGCCGAGAAGCTGGAGTTGGTCTCCGTGCTCGGCATCCAGTCACTGGTGGGTTAG
- a CDS encoding ROK family protein produces the protein MSGKADPRPTGEGTTSRTRLDRGRGALGPALELVHTGRAPTRAVLTAELGVTRATAGAVAAELEALGLIRVDARPGAAAGSQGRPSHRLAVAEEGPVVLAAQVHADGFRAALVGLGGRIVATAPGCETVDADPAKVLASVVEAGAELLRTTGLRCVGAGLAVPSAVAEPDGTALNPLHLAWPVGAPVRRIFAECVRAAGIAGPAFAGNDVNLAALAEHRHGAGRGARDLLCVATGHRGVGGALVLDGRLHTGSSGLALEVGHLTVNPEGRPCHCGSRGCLDVEADPLAFLDAVGRAPGPEVSLLQQSNELIRDHYDDPAVRTATEALIDRLGLGLAGLVNILNPDRIILGGLHRTLLDADPHRLRAVVADRSLWGQSGGVPILACTLDHNSLVGAAELAWQPVLDDPLGALTHQ, from the coding sequence ATGAGCGGCAAGGCGGACCCCCGGCCGACGGGGGAAGGAACGACCTCGAGGACGCGGTTGGACCGGGGACGCGGTGCGCTCGGGCCCGCTCTGGAGCTCGTGCACACCGGACGCGCCCCCACCCGCGCCGTGCTCACCGCCGAACTCGGAGTGACACGCGCCACGGCCGGCGCGGTCGCCGCCGAGCTGGAGGCGCTCGGGCTGATCCGGGTCGACGCCCGGCCCGGCGCGGCCGCCGGTTCGCAGGGCCGGCCCTCGCACCGGCTCGCGGTCGCCGAGGAAGGGCCCGTCGTCCTCGCCGCGCAGGTGCACGCCGACGGATTCCGGGCGGCGCTGGTCGGCCTGGGCGGCCGGATCGTCGCCACCGCACCCGGCTGCGAGACCGTCGACGCCGACCCGGCGAAGGTCCTCGCCTCGGTCGTCGAGGCGGGCGCCGAGCTGCTGCGCACCACCGGTCTGCGCTGTGTGGGCGCCGGTCTCGCGGTCCCCTCCGCCGTCGCCGAGCCCGACGGGACCGCGCTGAACCCGCTGCACCTGGCCTGGCCCGTGGGCGCCCCCGTCCGCCGGATCTTCGCGGAGTGCGTTCGTGCCGCCGGTATCGCCGGACCGGCCTTCGCGGGCAACGACGTCAACCTCGCCGCGCTCGCCGAGCACCGGCACGGCGCGGGCCGCGGCGCCCGCGACCTGCTGTGCGTGGCCACCGGACACCGGGGCGTCGGCGGGGCGCTGGTCCTCGACGGCCGCCTGCACACCGGCAGTTCGGGTCTCGCGCTGGAAGTCGGCCACCTGACCGTCAACCCCGAGGGCCGTCCCTGCCACTGCGGCAGCCGCGGCTGCCTGGACGTCGAGGCCGACCCGCTGGCCTTCCTCGACGCCGTGGGCCGCGCGCCAGGGCCCGAGGTGTCCCTGCTCCAGCAGTCGAACGAGCTGATCCGCGACCACTACGACGACCCGGCCGTCCGCACCGCCACCGAGGCCCTCATCGACCGCCTCGGACTGGGCCTCGCGGGCCTGGTGAACATCCTCAACCCGGACCGCATCATCCTCGGCGGCCTGCACCGCACCCTCCTCGACGCCGACCCGCACCGGCTGCGCGCGGTCGTCGCCGACCGCAGCCTGTGGGGGCAGAGCGGCGGCGTACCGATCCTCGCGTGCACCCTCGACCACAACAGCCTGGTCGGCGCCGCCGAGTTGGCGTGGCAGCCGGTGCTGGACGACCCGCTGGGGGCGCTAACCCACCAGTGA